DNA sequence from the Candidatus Paceibacterota bacterium genome:
CAGATTGACTGTTATTAAATTCTAGGTATTATCATGACTAGACAAGTAAGCAGAAGAAATACGGCACTCAAAATGGAAAGGGAGGGAAAATAAATGGTCAACGTATACGCTACTTTTACGCGACCGCATTATTTTAACGTATTAGAAAAACTGTGTGCAATTTATTCACACTAATCCGAATTCTTCACGCAAGTGTTTATCATTTTCTAATTCATCAACAATCATATAAAGAAGATGCTTTCCTATTCCGAAATCAGTTTTGAGTAAAGTGATAATATCCTCACAATCATAAGGATATATCCAAACACTATTTTGAAGACGTAGGATACCTGCTTGTCTAAAGAGTAACGTTAAGTCATCTCTGGCTTTCCTTTTCTTTTCAGGTATATCGAAAATAATCACTCTCCATTTCTGGTCCCATCTCTTTGGTTTTTTCAATCTGAAGTCAACAAACTGCCAACGACGCAGCAAACTTTCCCCCTGAGGGGTTAGTTGGTAACTCTTGCCGTTGTAGAAAATCAGTCCACGCTTAACAAGTTTACTGGCAGAGGAAGCAATATATTCTTTCTGTCTCTTATAGGGAAGAAGACCAAGTTTACCAAGCGCCCCCATAACATTTGGAGCAACCAGAGCGACACTAAGTACGCCGGCAATTGCTATGGTTTGCAAAATTACGTGTTGCAAATTTTTACGCCTATTTCTTTTTCGGTTTTTATCTTCCAATTTACCCATACGTTACTTTTCCGTGACCACATAATTGTAACGTATTGGATTTAATTATTATCCACAGAGTTTTTTAAGAATTCTATCTCAAAATTTTATCCATTACTCCACCACCGAGACAAATTTCGCCATCGCCCGCCTTCGCTGAAGCTTCGGCGGGCAAGTAAAACACTATTGATTGACCAAGAGAGAGACCACGTACTGGTTTTCTGAATTCCACAGTCACATTGTTAAACACCGAGTGTTTAACAATAACAGGTATTTTTTCTCCTCGGTATCGAATTCTAGCTAAACAATTCAGCGGAGGCGTTGCCTCCGTAATCCAGTTTACATCCTTGACAATAATTTTAGTTGGCGAGAGAGAAATAATTTCTGGCTCTTTATTTGATACAGTCAGGGTATTGGTCTTCATATCCTTGGACAAAACATAGAAAGCCCCATCTTCTGGTTTTTTTTTCTTAATCTCGAAGCCATGTCGTTCGCCTATGGTATAGAAGATAGTGCCGCGATGAGTTCCTATGATTTCACCTTTAGTGTTAAAAACACTACCCGACTTGCCTGAAGCAAAATGCGAAAGAAATTCGTCCATACTGATATTGCCGATAAAGCAAATACCTTGACTATCTTTTTTTTCTGAAACAGGGAGATGAAACTGACGTGCTAGTTTGCGTACTTCACTTTTTTTTAAATTTCCAACAGGAAAAATAATATGAGCAAGATCTTTTTTAATCAAAGTCCATAAAAAATATGATTGGTCTTTCTCTCCACTCCAGTAATGACCAGTGGCGATAAAATCCGCACCCATTTCTTTCGCTTTTTTCCAAAATGCTCCAAACTTAATTTCTTTGTTACAGAGCACGTCCGGATTGGGAGTTCGGCCTATCCTGTATTCTGCTATCATCATATCTACCACCCCTTTCTTGTACTCTCTCTCAAAATCGAAAAACAGAAACGGAATATCTAGCGCAATGGCCACCCTCATGGCATCACGTCTTTCGTCTCTCCAACTACAAGGCAGAAAATCCGGTTGCCAAACTTTGATAAATACTCCAGTGACATCAAAACCGCTCTGTTTCAGAAGTGCCGCGGAAACAGCGCTATCTACCCCGCCAGAGAGCCCGACAAAAACTTTACGGTGAGAGGTATTTGGTAATATTTCTTTTATGTTCATTAAAGGTCTTAGCATAATGCATTTTTCCTTCTTTATCTGTCAAGAAATAAAGGAAGGGGGTTGAGGTCGGATGAATCGCGGCTTTTATTGAGACTAACCCGGGATTATTAATTGGGTTTTCGGGCAGTCCTACAAATTCATAAGTACCAGTTTCCGAGTCGACCTGGAGAGGCATTCCGAGCTTGAGCCGTTTCCAGAGAATGCCTGAGGCCATTTCTCGTTCTTCTCCAGTCTTGGCTTCTGCTTCAAGAAGTGAGGCCATAGTAATAATTTCATCCAGTGTCTTACCGGAAGACTCTATGTTTGATAAACTCTCAGAAATTTTTCTATTAAAGTTATCGTTAAGTAATTTGATAGTCGAAGAAGCTGTGGCAGTTATTTCAAAAAAGTATGTATCGGGAAAGAGATATCCCTCTGGCGCCTGACTTATAAACTCCTGATGGTCGAAAAAAGTAAATCTTTCATCGAAAAGTGTAGAAATTTCCTCGACCGTAAATCCTTCAGGAATAGTTAGTTTAACCGTCTCTATGTTGTAATCACCATGAAAAATTCGCCACGCAATGACAAAGACATTTTGTGGTCGAGGCATGAGATATTGACCCGCTTTCATATCGCGCTCCCCTCCAAGTACGATGGCGATTGTACGAAACCAGAAAGGAGAGCGTATAACTTTATCTTGTTCTAGAATCTCCCCAAGTTCATAAAGACCAATACCTTCTTGGACGACAATAATAGAACCGGAAGGAAAAGAAAATGGAGGTGTAGTCGGAAAAAAACAAATGACATACAAAACTATGCCAAAGAAAAAAAGATAGTTTCTCTGCATTATATGGGCAAATTCGACGGAGCTTCGGCCTTTTTCGAAGGCACACGAGAGAGGGTTGGAGTAGTGACGGTCGCCCCGGGGAAATGGAAAATGGTTGCGAGTTCCTCGGTGGACAGAACATAGGGCTTGCCCAATGCGTGCCTAAACGGCACATTGAAAACAGAGCGTCTCTTGTATGCTTCGAGCAATGTCCTCTGATTGTATTTCTTTCTGATATCTAGAAAATCTTCCCACGGATAATTAATACCGGGAATAAATTTGTGAGGCCTTATGCCATTGAGATTTTTTGCACCAAACTGACGCATACCCCCGATGAAGCCAACTACCCTACTAACGGCAATCTCTTTCGGTGCCACGTAAACCATTCTCATCATGGTATCGAAGGCCAGTTTAGCAGAATTACGCTCAATAGCCGCGATAACTTCACCTTGGCTTTTAGTTAAATCAAGGAGTGACCTAGCTTTGGGTTTACCGGAAACTTTATCCTTTTCTGGTTCTACAAAAGATATTTTTTCTAACATCTTACTTATTTCCTTTTTCACATCCTCTCTATAATCAGGTCTAGCAAAAATACGAGCATCTTGAAATCCTTCCCTACGATGACCTTGAATAACGGTCTGTATCCACATCTGTTCGCCGGGTTTAAGAGTGCCGAGATACTCGAGAATAGGGGCTAGTGGGTCTACTATTTCTTCCTGCTCTTTACCGGCCGTTTTATTAAGCTCAAATTCTATATAAGTCTTTATAGGAAACACATCCGGTTTATCCAGTCTGGTCGTGACACCGGATAAGCTCATTGTCTTTGGATCGAAAAGAACTTTGAGAGCATAGTCCTCGACCTCTACCACTTCAGCACCGGGATAATGCGCATAAATTCTTGACTCAATAACATGTTTCCATTTAGGAAATGCCCAAATAAAGAATTTGACTTCCCCACCGAGCGAGACGATCTCGAGAGAAAATACGTCCCTAAGCGCTCCATCCAAATACACTCCCGTAAGAGTATCTGTGACATCTTCCCAGATTCCTTCTATAACCATTTCCATAGCAGCTGGAGACTTTTCTGTATTTTGCGGAATCCGGATTTCAAGGAGAATACTTCCCTTTTTATACAACCATTCACGCCTTTTGTAAGTCAGCCACGTATTTACATAAAGCCAGATAAGAATGATAGGCAGCCAAGCTGGCCATGTTGCATATATATAATGCCAGGTTTTCAGATAAAGTTCAGTTTGGAAAAGAGAGATGAAGTCACTAAACATGCCCTAATTCTACCCCCACACCTAAATTTAACCAAATTTAGGTGTGGGGGTCTACATGCAATTTAGACGTTTTGG
Encoded proteins:
- the mnmA gene encoding tRNA 2-thiouridine(34) synthase MnmA, which produces MNIKEILPNTSHRKVFVGLSGGVDSAVSAALLKQSGFDVTGVFIKVWQPDFLPCSWRDERRDAMRVAIALDIPFLFFDFEREYKKGVVDMMIAEYRIGRTPNPDVLCNKEIKFGAFWKKAKEMGADFIATGHYWSGEKDQSYFLWTLIKKDLAHIIFPVGNLKKSEVRKLARQFHLPVSEKKDSQGICFIGNISMDEFLSHFASGKSGSVFNTKGEIIGTHRGTIFYTIGERHGFEIKKKKPEDGAFYVLSKDMKTNTLTVSNKEPEIISLSPTKIIVKDVNWITEATPPLNCLARIRYRGEKIPVIVKHSVFNNVTVEFRKPVRGLSLGQSIVFYLPAEASAKAGDGEICLGGGVMDKILR
- a CDS encoding endolytic transglycosylase MltG, producing the protein MQRNYLFFFGIVLYVICFFPTTPPFSFPSGSIIVVQEGIGLYELGEILEQDKVIRSPFWFRTIAIVLGGERDMKAGQYLMPRPQNVFVIAWRIFHGDYNIETVKLTIPEGFTVEEISTLFDERFTFFDHQEFISQAPEGYLFPDTYFFEITATASSTIKLLNDNFNRKISESLSNIESSGKTLDEIITMASLLEAEAKTGEEREMASGILWKRLKLGMPLQVDSETGTYEFVGLPENPINNPGLVSIKAAIHPTSTPFLYFLTDKEGKMHYAKTFNEHKRNITKYLSP